A section of the Acropora muricata isolate sample 2 chromosome 4, ASM3666990v1, whole genome shotgun sequence genome encodes:
- the LOC136912869 gene encoding uncharacterized protein: MITGHTPVQCREKSANVQLRLNQRGGFYDNGWALSLCHRERVLDLCHDGNSERRIAREVCVSRSYVNNIIKRYNEANTSLRAPKVCPGPQKVDLCASEYIEVQRLVKPSIYASEIRQRLHLDGVLHPTDLRSTSQINKLSRNEHAMTRKKISVIPRESTTTEVTDRIDDYLNEISTFHPTQLHFFDETGVMKTSGNRIYGSAPVGVPAFEVQRYASNANYTLNLMDSITGVDFFNILDGPSNGMELLNFFDEALKLEREDGSAVLERGDCVIMDNCGFHHARFVEPVLRGMLGDFGLGLIYQPPYSPDFNTCELCFHQIKGFLQPHQLLAEHETKIAIADGVLLITPRQSWSFFHHVGYVS; encoded by the exons ATGATAACAGGACATACTCCAGTCCAATGCAGGGAGAAATCAG CGAATGTCCAGCTTCGCCTGAACCAAAGGGGCGGTTTTTACGATAACGGGTGGGCTTTATCGCTTTGTCATCGGGAACGGGTATTGGATCTTTGCCATGACGGCAACAGCGAGCGAAGAATCGCTAGAGAAGTTTGTGTTAGCCGCTCGTATGTGAATAATATTATCAAGCGGTACAATGAAGCTAATACATCGCTGAGAGCCCCAAAAGTCTGTCCTGGCCCGCAGAAAGTTGATCTTTGCGCCTCTGAATACATAGAAGTTCAGCGACTCGTAAAGCCTAGCATTTATGCCAGTGAAATCCGGCAAAGACTGCATCTTGATGGAGTCCTTCATCCAACTGATCTCCGTAGCACttcacaaataaacaaactgtCGCGAAATGAGCACGCGATGACGAGAAAGAAAATATCAGTTATTCCGCGTGAATCTACCACCACTGAAGTAACCGACAGAATAGATGATtatttgaatgaaatttcaacctttCACCCAACTCAACTGCACTTTTTCGATGAAACTGGGGTGATGAAAACTTCAGGAAATAGAATTTATGGCAGTGCACCTGTAGGCGTACCCGCATTCGAAGTGCAGCGCTACGCATCAAATGCGAATTACACACTTAACTTGATGGACTCGATAACAGGGGTTgacttttttaacattttagaCGGCCCGTCTAATGGCATGGAACTTCTGAACTTTTTTGATGAAGCCTTGAAGTTAGAGCGGGAAGATGGAAGCGCGGTTCTTGAACGTGGGGATTGTGTTATTATGGATAATTGTGGTTTTCACCATGCTCGATTTGTGGAACCTGTTTTGCGGGGCATGCTTGGGGATTTCGGGCTTGGACTAATTTATCAGCCTCCTTATTCCCCAGATTTCAACACATGTGAACTGTGTTTCCACCAAATCAAAGGCTTTTTGCAACCACACCAACTGCTAGCTGAGCATGAAACTAAAATTGCTATTGCTGATGGTGTACTTTTGATTACCCCACGACAATCCTGGTCATTTTTTCATCACGTTGGTTATGTTTCTTAA